From Nocardia sp. NBC_00416:
CAGAACGGTGCGCTGGCCGGTCTGCTCGGCTTCACCCCGACCGGCGTCATCGAGCCGAGTATCCCCATCCTGATGTTCTGCATCGCCTACGGCCTGTCCATGGACTACGAAGTCTTCCTGCTCACCCGAATCAAGGAGGACTACGACCGCACCGGCGACCCGATCGGCTCTGTCCCGCGCGGTATCGCCCGCTCCGCGCCACTGATCACCGCCGCCGCGTTGATCCTGGCCGCTTCGTTCGCCGTGTACGCCACCGGTGGCGTCGCCTTCCTGCAGCAGCTCGGTATCGGCATGGCGCTCACCGTGGCCATCGACGCCACCGTGGTCCGCGGCGTCCTCGCCCCCGCCCTCATGCGACTCGCGGGCGATGCGAACTGGTGGGCACCCGGCCCGCTGCGCCGCTTCCACGACCGCTTCGGCCTGCGTGAATCCGAACAGCCGGAGAAACTCGCTGCCGCCGCACAGGATGCGCTGCCCGCGGCAGTTTCGAGTCCGCTGGGCTGAGGGACGACTGCCGACGGACTCGCGGGGCTCCGGCCCGTTCGTCGTCCGCGAACAGGTCCGATCGCGCGGCCGGCGCGCGATCGGACGGTCCGGCGAATGCCGTCACCGTGACGCCGACATCGACGACGATCATTCGTCAGCTACCCGTCAGGTGCGGAAAGCTGTCCCCGGGTTGCCCGCCGATGGGCGCACAGGCAGCGACGACACCGTTATCCACTCGGGAACCGATCCCGCCGAGCCGACCCGGGATGGCTACTCGTCATCGGGCACCGCGGCCGTGTCGCGTACCTCGATGCCTGTTGTTGGTGGGGTGTGGTCACCGTAGCGCTGCGGATTGATGGTCTTGGCGATGCGGATGTAGAAGGGGCGCACCGGAGGACAGTGTCCGGCCTGGGGTTTTCGACTACGAACCACCGGTCACCCTGGATCGGGGGACGTCGCAGCCCAGGTTGCGGCGGTGGTATCGAACTCCGTCCGGTTTGACTATCGTGTCCGGGTGTCTTTGACCGATGCCGATATCGCCGCCGCACTGGCCCCTGCGGGGCTTCTGTTCATTGAGCGTGAAGAGGATGACGTCAGGCTGCCGCTGAAGCCCGACAGGTCGCCGGCGAGCTCCGGTCCGGAGGACGGACGGTTCGACGCAAGGCCCGATGAGGTCGTCGATGTCGACCATCCCGACCTCGTCGCCAAGATCAACGCAGGCTGGCTTCGGATGGCCGTCGAGTTCGGACTCTTCGACGAACGACGCGAGTTCCTGATCAGCGTCGATTACTCGGAGGACCCTGTCTCCGCTCCGGAACGGGAGTGGGTCCGGGTCCGGCTCCTGGAGGAGTGGGATATCGCCGGCGGCGAAGCCGAACACCGCGGGGTGCGCTTCACCTCGCGATTCGCGCCTGAGTTCTGGGTGTTGTCTCTTGATAGGCGCGTGCTGATGAGCACCACCCTCTGGGGTAATGGGACGGTCAGCACGATTGTCATCTGCCCTGAGTGAAGCCCTTTCGAACCTCGTCCCGTCCTGGCGTCGGACCTCTACTGGGGGCGGCAAATAGACGCGACATGTCGCATGCGGCGAGACAAGGCTCTGAATCAATGACATCCACACGATCGCCCCGAAACACGTTGGCGCGGTCGGCTATTAACCATGAACTCGAATACCGCGGAGCCGGTTTCAGATCGAGCGGAGCAGGCGCAGCGAGGACGAGGTATTCACCTCGACCCGCGGGGGCATCCTGCGGGTACGGAATATGCGTCGAGACTGGTGGGACATCACGGCCGCCGAAGCTGGGCTGGAGGGCTCGACCCCACACGAGATGCGTCATACGGCTGCGTCGCTCGCGGTCTCGCAGGGCGCGTCGGTACTGGCTGTCCAGCGGATGCTCGGCCACGACAAGCCAGCTCGACGTTGGATGTCTACTCGGATCTGTTCGACGACGACCTCGACGAGGTTGCAACGCGGCTGGACTCCGCACGCGCCGGTTTTGCCACTGCGTATTCTCTGCGTATCGAGGGCGATTCAGAGTGAACAGCAACTCGGAAACAGGGCATCTGACCTGCGTGTTCTCTGTGCCCTCGGCAGGAACGCAAAACATGAACAACCGGAAAGCGGCTGGTCATCGTAGGTGTGCACCCGGTTTGACGATAATGGTCAGCCTGTCCCTGCCGGTCGACCGTTCCAAGTTCGAATCCCAGCTGCCACTACTGCGCTATCAGGCGCCGGACGGCCTCGACGGCCGCCCGGCGCCCCGCGTCCGGCCTTCCGTGGCGCGGGATCGCGGCGACATTGGACGGCCCCCACGCTGTGGCGATCGCGATGACCAGCGTCAGCAGATCGGAAACCGAGAATGTCTTTCCGACCGAACCGCTGCGCTGCGCCGCCCGCAGGGCCTTGGTCTTGGCGTCGTAGGTCGATCCCGTGTTCACGATGGTGTTGTCCGGGTTCGAGCCGCGTTCGAGCCGATGCCATGTCGCCAGCCGGAGCACATCGGGATGCGTGCGGCAGTAATCGTAGAGCGCGCCGGCATAACCCGGTAGATCGTCCGCTGTGAAGGGGACCGCTTCCAGGCCGTGCGCCACATACTCATCGAAGACTGCGTCGAAGAGCCGGTCCTTGCTGCCGAAATAGACGTAGATCAGATTCTTGTTGGCTGCTGCCGTCGCGGCAATACGATCGACCCGTGCTCCGGCGATGCCGTATCTGCCGAACTCGGCCGTGGCGGCCTGCAGTATCCGAGCCTTCGTGGCATCTGCGCGCGACATGGCCACAGGATACTAA
This genomic window contains:
- a CDS encoding TetR/AcrR family transcriptional regulator; its protein translation is MSRADATKARILQAATAEFGRYGIAGARVDRIAATAAANKNLIYVYFGSKDRLFDAVFDEYVAHGLEAVPFTADDLPGYAGALYDYCRTHPDVLRLATWHRLERGSNPDNTIVNTGSTYDAKTKALRAAQRSGSVGKTFSVSDLLTLVIAIATAWGPSNVAAIPRHGRPDAGRRAAVEAVRRLIAQ